One window from the genome of [Mycobacterium] stephanolepidis encodes:
- a CDS encoding arabinosyltransferase domain-containing protein: MTQNSVTDTSPEARKLNIARWTATVFGLLGFVLSVSIPLLPVEVSTATLNWPQQGQLNNVTAPLIAQTPMDMTVTVPCAVINSAPAEGAVILSTAPPEGKEAALQGLFVKVSKERVDITDRNVVIATAPRAKVASPECRQIVITSSDKGTYATFEGLRGDGADKSADLKSGFPDPNLRPQIVGVFTQLTGPAPAGLSLTAHIDNRFSSSPTLLKLAAMVGAVISTIVALLALWRIDQTDGHRMRRVIPTRWRRFDLTDTVIMSSLVLWYVIGAGSSDDGYQMGMARTAEHAGYMANYFRWFGSPEDPFGWYYNLLAIMTKFSDISLWIRLPDLVASLVCWLLISREVLPRLGPAVARSKPAAWAAGFVLLASWFPFNNGLRPEGQIAVGSLITWVLIERAITSRRLTPAALAIVTAAFTLGIQPTGLIAVAALLAGGRPILRIIVTKHRQVGTWPLVSPMLAAGTVILPVIFSDQTLATVVEATRIRTAIGPSQAWYTDNLRYYYMFLPTVDGSVSRRFGFLLIAACLFIAMFILLRRKRVPGVARGPAWRVLGVVFGTIFFLMFAPTKWVHHFGLFAALGAAVAALATVLVSPQVLRWSRNRMAVVATVLFVLALSWASAAGWWYVSSFGVPFNSSMPKIAGISVSTIFFALFALAVAYAAWLHFSPRHEDNRVIRSVTSAPVAWAAGFMVLTSICQLAIGVVRQYPSYSNGWANIRELAGGCGLADDVLVESDPNAGLLRAIGAPSGPLGPLGGAAPSGFTPDGVPDKIVAESIRMNDSRPGTDYDWDSKDRNKTPGINGSTVRLPYGLDPARVPIVGTYRVGPQQQAKATSDWYELPARDTARPLVVVTAAGTIAAKNVKGAVAGQTLELEYGTAGPNGTFTPAGRLTPYDLGPAPSWRNLRFARSDIPDTATAVRIVAVDLSLSPGDWLAFTPPRVPELKSLQEYVGSERPVLMDWTVGLVFPCQQPMLHQYGITEIPEFRITPDYDQKRKDTDTWEDGENGGLLGITDLLLRAHVMPTYLSKDWGRDWGSLRKFDTLVDAQPAQIEYGSEVHSGLWKPNKIRIKP; the protein is encoded by the coding sequence ATGACACAGAATTCCGTGACAGACACCTCTCCTGAGGCCCGCAAGCTGAACATCGCACGTTGGACGGCAACCGTTTTCGGTCTGCTCGGGTTCGTGTTGAGCGTCTCCATCCCCCTGCTGCCGGTCGAGGTGTCCACCGCGACCCTCAACTGGCCGCAGCAGGGACAGCTGAACAACGTCACTGCGCCGCTGATCGCGCAGACGCCGATGGACATGACCGTGACCGTCCCGTGCGCGGTCATCAACTCGGCACCCGCCGAGGGCGCGGTGATCCTGAGTACCGCACCTCCCGAAGGCAAAGAGGCCGCGTTACAGGGCCTGTTCGTCAAGGTCTCCAAGGAACGCGTCGACATCACCGACCGCAACGTGGTCATCGCCACCGCTCCGCGCGCCAAGGTGGCCTCGCCCGAGTGCCGGCAGATCGTCATCACCTCCTCCGACAAAGGCACGTACGCGACATTCGAGGGGCTGCGCGGCGACGGTGCCGACAAGAGCGCTGACCTCAAGTCGGGATTCCCCGATCCCAATCTGCGCCCGCAGATCGTCGGGGTCTTCACCCAGCTCACCGGTCCGGCTCCGGCAGGACTGAGCCTCACCGCCCATATCGACAACCGGTTCTCCTCCAGCCCAACGCTTCTCAAGCTCGCGGCGATGGTGGGCGCGGTCATCTCCACGATCGTCGCGCTGCTGGCCCTGTGGCGAATCGACCAGACCGACGGTCATCGCATGCGGCGGGTCATTCCCACCCGCTGGCGCCGTTTCGATCTCACCGACACCGTCATCATGAGCAGCCTGGTGCTCTGGTACGTGATCGGCGCGGGATCTTCGGACGACGGCTACCAGATGGGCATGGCGCGTACCGCCGAGCATGCCGGGTACATGGCCAACTACTTCCGCTGGTTCGGCAGTCCCGAGGACCCCTTCGGCTGGTACTACAACCTGCTGGCCATCATGACGAAGTTCAGCGATATCAGCCTGTGGATCCGGTTGCCCGACCTCGTCGCCTCACTGGTCTGCTGGCTGCTGATCAGCCGGGAGGTGCTGCCCCGCTTGGGGCCCGCCGTCGCCCGCAGCAAGCCCGCGGCCTGGGCCGCCGGCTTTGTGCTGCTGGCATCGTGGTTCCCGTTCAACAACGGCCTGCGCCCCGAGGGCCAGATCGCCGTCGGATCGCTGATCACCTGGGTGCTCATCGAACGCGCCATCACCTCTCGCCGACTCACCCCGGCCGCGCTGGCGATCGTCACCGCGGCCTTCACCCTGGGGATTCAGCCGACGGGCCTGATCGCCGTCGCCGCCCTGCTCGCCGGTGGCCGACCTATTCTGCGCATCATCGTGACGAAGCACCGGCAGGTGGGCACCTGGCCGTTGGTGTCGCCCATGCTGGCCGCGGGAACAGTCATCCTGCCCGTGATCTTCTCCGACCAGACCCTGGCGACGGTCGTCGAAGCCACCCGGATTCGCACCGCGATCGGCCCATCCCAGGCGTGGTACACCGACAACCTGCGGTACTACTACATGTTCCTGCCGACCGTCGACGGCTCGGTGTCGCGACGCTTCGGGTTCCTGCTCATCGCCGCGTGCCTGTTCATCGCGATGTTCATCCTGTTGCGCCGCAAGCGGGTTCCCGGTGTCGCCCGAGGGCCGGCCTGGCGCGTACTGGGCGTCGTCTTCGGCACCATTTTCTTCCTGATGTTCGCGCCGACGAAGTGGGTGCACCACTTCGGGCTCTTCGCGGCCCTGGGAGCCGCGGTCGCAGCCCTGGCCACGGTGCTGGTATCGCCACAGGTGCTGCGCTGGAGCCGCAACAGGATGGCAGTCGTGGCAACCGTGCTGTTCGTGCTGGCACTGAGCTGGGCCAGCGCGGCCGGCTGGTGGTACGTCTCGAGTTTCGGTGTGCCCTTCAACAGCAGCATGCCCAAGATCGCCGGAATAAGCGTCAGCACAATATTTTTCGCGCTGTTCGCGCTGGCCGTGGCCTACGCGGCATGGCTGCACTTCTCGCCTCGGCACGAGGACAACCGGGTGATCAGGTCCGTCACCTCAGCCCCGGTGGCCTGGGCGGCCGGATTCATGGTGCTGACATCCATCTGCCAGCTGGCGATCGGTGTCGTTCGTCAGTACCCGTCGTACTCCAACGGCTGGGCCAACATCCGTGAACTCGCCGGCGGGTGCGGGCTGGCCGACGATGTTCTGGTCGAGTCCGACCCGAATGCCGGTCTGCTGCGGGCCATTGGCGCACCATCGGGCCCCCTGGGCCCGCTCGGCGGCGCGGCTCCCTCCGGATTCACACCAGACGGAGTGCCGGACAAGATCGTCGCCGAGTCGATCCGGATGAACGACTCGCGCCCGGGCACCGATTACGACTGGGATTCCAAGGACCGCAACAAGACTCCGGGGATCAACGGCTCCACCGTGCGCCTGCCCTACGGGCTGGACCCGGCGCGAGTGCCGATCGTGGGCACCTACCGGGTCGGCCCGCAACAGCAGGCGAAGGCGACCTCCGACTGGTATGAGCTACCGGCCCGTGATACCGCCCGCCCACTGGTGGTGGTGACAGCTGCCGGAACGATCGCCGCCAAGAACGTCAAGGGCGCCGTCGCCGGGCAGACACTGGAGCTGGAGTACGGCACGGCCGGGCCGAACGGAACTTTCACGCCCGCCGGACGGCTGACGCCCTATGACCTGGGCCCGGCCCCGTCATGGCGCAATCTGCGCTTCGCGCGTTCGGATATCCCGGATACCGCCACCGCAGTGCGCATCGTGGCCGTTGACCTCTCGCTGAGTCCGGGCGACTGGCTGGCCTTCACCCCGCCTCGCGTGCCCGAGCTGAAGTCGTTGCAGGAGTATGTGGGCAGTGAGCGGCCTGTGCTCATGGACTGGACCGTGGGGCTCGTCTTCCCCTGCCAGCAGCCGATGCTGCACCAGTACGGGATCACCGAGATCCCCGAGTTCCGCATCACTCCGGACTACGACCAGAAGCGCAAGGACACCGATACCTGGGAGGACGGCGAGAACGGCGGCCTGTTGGGTATCACCGATCTGCTCCTGCGGGCCCATGTGATGCCGACCTACCTGTCCAAGGACTGGGGTAGAGATTGGGGCTCGCTACGCAAGTTCGACACCCTCGTCGACGCCCAACCCGCCCAGATCGAGTACGGGTCCGAGGTGCACAGCGGACTCTGGAAGCCGAACAAGATACGGATCAAGCCCTAA
- a CDS encoding arabinosyltransferase domain-containing protein: MPSPLSQSATAGTAQRARLISLAAASIGVLLCVLVPLLPVRQSTVDITWPQGVTADGNITSITAPLVSGAPLSFEAHIPCTAIATLPAGGGVVLSTSPDGGLEASRHALFVRATSDLVVVAFRDNVATVAPRKAVESGGCTSLDIWANAGGVGANFAGLPGANGTLPIEKKPQVTGLFTDLKVPAAGGPTAHVVVDTRFITSPTALKLAALVLGLAAVAIAIGALAVLDRGGRRRAPRSFRLPGRAALLTNGIADIGVVGTLLLWHVIGAITSDDGNVLVEARVAHQAGYVTEYYRYFGASASPFDWYATLLSWLTQVSTVGVWMRVPATLAGIGTWYILRTKMLPRLGEQLAASRTAVWTAALVFLAAWLPFNNGLRPEPIIVFGTVVTWILVERSIATRRLSPAALAIVTALLTATVAPQGLIALGPLLAGGRAIARVISVRRVRYGRFTPVTVLAASVAGVLAFTFRDQTLATVAESARIKYVVGPTIAWYQEFLRYYFLTVESNVDGSLTRRIAVFTLLLCLFGTLAVLLRRGVLPGLASGPVWRLLGSTAIGLLLLTFTPTKWAIQFGVFAGLAGALGAVAAFTFARVGLHSRRNLALYVTALLFILAWSTSGINGWFYVGNYGVPWFDKQPVITGQPVTTIFLALSIVTALLAGWLHFRLDYAGHTEVENTRRNRLLASTPLMIVAAIMVILEVSSMAKGVYARSDTYTTGKANLLALAGSPCAMANDVLVEPDANDGLLQPVPGQPAGKYGPLGGTDPIGFTPDAVETGMTSLPVIGKPGLVNSDASPNAPIMEVSDAAGTTGGIGPVGINGSNALLPFGLDPARTPVMGSYGENSIAAHLKSSWYELPPPSPDRPLVVISAAGAIWSFQQDGTFSPEINYGQSLKLEWGVRDQNSPGGIRALRQDYPIDIGPQRVWRNLRFPTKTAPPGANVVRIVADDPNLSNDQWLAFTPPRVPTLKTAQDLLGSETPVLLDMAVAQNFPCQRPFSERLGVAELPKFRVMPEHKQVATSSNMWMSAEDGGPFMFTTALLRTSSVPTYLRNDWYRDWGSIEKYEPVIATDLAPDAQLTEGTVVVNGWTRNGPIRALP, encoded by the coding sequence GTGCCTTCGCCGCTTTCACAGTCCGCGACAGCAGGTACAGCCCAGCGGGCACGTCTGATTTCATTGGCTGCGGCCTCCATCGGTGTGCTGTTGTGCGTGCTCGTTCCCCTGCTGCCGGTCCGCCAGTCCACCGTCGACATCACCTGGCCTCAGGGAGTCACGGCCGACGGGAACATCACCAGCATCACGGCACCGCTGGTGTCGGGCGCACCGCTGTCTTTCGAGGCGCACATCCCCTGCACCGCCATTGCAACATTGCCGGCCGGCGGCGGTGTGGTGCTGTCGACCAGTCCCGACGGCGGGCTCGAGGCAAGCCGGCACGCGTTGTTCGTCCGTGCGACCTCCGACCTGGTGGTGGTCGCCTTCCGCGATAACGTCGCGACGGTCGCCCCGCGCAAGGCGGTCGAATCCGGTGGCTGCACCTCGCTGGACATCTGGGCCAACGCCGGCGGTGTGGGTGCCAACTTCGCCGGGCTCCCCGGTGCCAACGGCACCCTGCCCATCGAGAAAAAGCCACAGGTAACCGGCCTGTTCACCGACCTGAAGGTGCCCGCAGCGGGCGGGCCGACAGCCCACGTGGTGGTCGACACCCGGTTCATCACCAGTCCAACCGCTTTGAAGCTCGCGGCCTTGGTGCTCGGCCTTGCCGCGGTAGCCATCGCCATCGGAGCACTGGCCGTCCTGGACCGTGGCGGACGTAGACGCGCCCCGCGCTCATTCAGACTGCCGGGCCGCGCGGCTCTGCTGACCAACGGCATCGCCGATATCGGAGTCGTTGGCACACTTCTTCTTTGGCATGTCATCGGCGCCATCACCTCCGACGACGGCAACGTCCTAGTCGAGGCGCGCGTGGCCCATCAGGCCGGATACGTCACCGAGTACTACCGCTACTTCGGCGCGAGTGCCTCCCCATTCGATTGGTACGCAACCCTTTTGAGCTGGCTCACGCAAGTCAGCACGGTCGGCGTCTGGATGCGCGTGCCGGCCACTCTCGCCGGCATCGGCACCTGGTACATCCTGCGCACGAAGATGCTGCCCCGCCTCGGCGAGCAGCTCGCCGCGAGCCGCACCGCGGTATGGACCGCGGCACTGGTCTTCCTGGCTGCCTGGCTGCCCTTCAACAATGGATTGCGGCCCGAACCGATCATCGTGTTCGGCACCGTGGTCACCTGGATCCTGGTGGAGCGCTCCATCGCGACCCGGCGCCTATCCCCCGCCGCTCTGGCCATCGTCACGGCACTGCTCACCGCCACCGTAGCTCCCCAGGGCCTCATCGCGCTGGGACCGCTACTCGCCGGCGGACGAGCCATCGCCCGCGTGATCTCCGTGCGGCGGGTCCGATACGGACGATTCACCCCCGTCACAGTGCTGGCGGCATCGGTCGCGGGCGTACTGGCCTTTACCTTCCGAGACCAGACACTGGCCACGGTCGCCGAATCCGCCCGTATCAAATACGTGGTGGGCCCGACGATCGCCTGGTACCAGGAATTTCTGCGCTACTACTTCCTGACCGTCGAATCCAATGTCGACGGCTCGCTGACACGCCGCATCGCGGTGTTCACCCTGCTGCTCTGTCTCTTCGGCACACTCGCGGTGCTGCTGCGCCGCGGGGTACTTCCGGGTCTGGCCAGCGGGCCTGTGTGGCGACTCCTCGGCAGCACCGCGATCGGGCTGCTGTTACTCACCTTCACCCCCACTAAATGGGCAATCCAATTCGGCGTGTTCGCCGGGCTGGCCGGTGCACTCGGCGCGGTCGCGGCCTTCACGTTCGCCCGGGTCGGACTGCACTCACGACGCAACCTGGCGCTGTACGTCACGGCCCTGCTGTTCATCCTGGCGTGGTCCACCTCCGGCATCAACGGCTGGTTCTACGTCGGCAACTACGGCGTGCCGTGGTTCGACAAGCAACCCGTCATCACAGGACAACCGGTCACCACGATCTTCCTGGCGCTGTCGATCGTCACCGCCCTGCTGGCCGGCTGGTTGCACTTCCGCCTGGATTACGCGGGGCACACCGAGGTCGAGAACACCCGCAGGAACCGGCTCCTGGCCTCCACGCCGCTGATGATCGTGGCGGCGATCATGGTGATTCTCGAGGTCTCCTCCATGGCCAAGGGGGTCTACGCACGCAGCGATACCTACACCACCGGCAAGGCCAATCTGCTTGCCCTGGCAGGTAGCCCGTGCGCGATGGCAAACGACGTCCTTGTCGAACCCGACGCCAATGACGGTCTGCTGCAGCCCGTTCCGGGCCAGCCGGCGGGCAAGTACGGGCCCCTCGGCGGCACCGATCCCATCGGCTTCACCCCCGACGCGGTAGAGACCGGCATGACCTCACTGCCCGTCATCGGCAAGCCGGGCCTGGTGAACTCCGATGCCTCACCCAACGCGCCGATCATGGAGGTCAGCGATGCGGCCGGGACCACCGGCGGTATCGGGCCCGTCGGAATCAATGGCTCCAACGCACTGCTGCCCTTCGGACTCGATCCCGCCCGCACTCCGGTGATGGGCAGCTACGGCGAGAATTCGATTGCCGCGCATCTGAAGTCTTCGTGGTACGAGCTTCCCCCGCCCAGCCCGGATCGCCCACTGGTGGTGATCTCGGCCGCCGGAGCTATCTGGTCGTTCCAACAGGACGGCACCTTCAGTCCGGAGATCAACTACGGCCAGTCGCTCAAGCTGGAGTGGGGAGTCCGCGACCAGAACAGTCCCGGTGGCATCCGTGCGCTTCGCCAGGATTACCCGATCGACATTGGGCCGCAGAGAGTCTGGCGCAATCTGCGGTTCCCCACAAAGACCGCTCCCCCCGGGGCCAACGTGGTGCGGATAGTCGCCGACGACCCGAACCTGTCGAACGATCAGTGGTTGGCGTTCACCCCACCCCGGGTACCCACCCTCAAGACCGCACAGGATCTGTTGGGCTCCGAAACTCCGGTGTTACTGGATATGGCTGTGGCGCAGAACTTCCCATGCCAGCGGCCGTTCAGCGAGCGCCTCGGGGTCGCCGAGCTGCCCAAGTTCCGGGTCATGCCCGAGCACAAGCAGGTCGCGACGTCGTCGAACATGTGGATGTCGGCCGAGGACGGCGGACCGTTCATGTTCACGACCGCGCTGCTGCGAACCTCCTCGGTTCCGACCTATCTGCGTAATGACTGGTACCGCGACTGGGGCTCGATCGAGAAGTACGAGCCCGTCATCGCCACGGACCTGGCACCCGACGCACAACTCACCGAGGGCACCGTCGTGGTGAACGGCTGGACCCGCAACGGACCGATTCGAGCCCTGCCATGA
- a CDS encoding arabinosyltransferase domain-containing protein, which translates to MVQGNATEKVAGNGDGDYRRARLIAIVTGFLGALLAIATPLLPVRQDTAELNWPQNGTLTSVDAPLIGYVPTDLTITVPCAAAKALDGHNTVLLSTVPKQAPNAVDRGMLIQRIGGDLVVIVRNVPVVSAPLSEVTGPNCQQLEVTAHSDKVTGQFVGLTQGPKDAKPGQPRAGERGGYDFRPQIVGVFTDLSGPAPAGLHLSATVDTRYSSSPTVTKFIAMILGVLLTGISLIALHTLDTADGRRHKRFMPEGWWKPRPLDALVGAVLVWWHFVGANTSDDGYILTMARVAEHSGYMANYYRWFGTPESPFGWYYDLLTLWAHVSTASVWMRLPTLIMGVLCWAVISREVIPRLGHAARTNPVVPWTAAAMFLAFWLPFNNGLRPEPIIAVGILLTWCSVERSIATNRLLPAAVACIIGALTLFSGPTGIASIGALLVAIGPLRTIVGKRAKRFGYAALLAPILAAGLVTLIVIFRDQTLVGEIQANALKSAVGPSLNWFDEHIRYERLFLPTTDGAISRRFPVLALLIALGVAVAMTLRKNKIPGTASGPSRRIIGITLISFIAIMFTPTKWTHHFGVFAGLAGSLGALAAVAVTAAAMRSPRNRTLYAAIVLFVLSLSFSSVNGWWYVSNFGVPWSNSFPQWHFGISTVFFGLSVLAILIAAWMHFTGRDHPGRTPVHPVLARIAESPLAVGTWIVVIWSVFSLTAGMVNQYPAWSVGRSNLDALRGNGCGLANDVLVEEDPNAGMLQPIDAPVGQALAADTNIMFDPNGIPSDVSADEENNPQASDSFVARDKSGNNANGSQDTEGGTTVAAGVNGSRARLPFDLKPETTPVMGSYQIGPQRPARLQSAWYRLPPKDATKPLVVLAAAGRFDPVELQVQFAGEDGKVIGAISFADLGPSPAWRNLRLSRDAIPTSATRIRLLVTDDDLAPQHWIAVTPPRVPSLRSLQTVVGADPVFLDWLVGLAFPCQLPFDHKNGVIEIPKWRILPDRFGAEANSPVMDYLGGGPLGITELLLKATPVPTYLQNDWFRDWGALQRFTPYYRNATVAQLQLGTAVHSGLWTPGPLRKSR; encoded by the coding sequence ATGGTTCAGGGCAACGCGACGGAGAAGGTCGCCGGCAACGGCGACGGCGACTACCGCAGGGCCCGGCTGATAGCGATCGTCACCGGTTTCCTCGGCGCGCTGTTGGCTATCGCCACTCCGCTGCTGCCGGTCCGCCAGGACACCGCCGAGCTGAACTGGCCACAGAACGGCACCCTCACCAGCGTTGACGCGCCCCTCATCGGATACGTCCCCACCGACCTCACCATCACAGTGCCCTGCGCGGCGGCCAAGGCGCTCGACGGCCACAACACCGTGCTGCTCTCGACCGTGCCCAAGCAGGCACCCAACGCGGTGGACCGCGGCATGCTGATCCAGCGCATCGGCGGCGACCTCGTGGTGATCGTGCGCAATGTGCCGGTGGTCTCTGCTCCCCTGTCCGAGGTCACCGGCCCCAACTGCCAACAACTCGAAGTCACCGCGCATTCGGACAAGGTGACCGGTCAATTCGTCGGCCTGACGCAGGGCCCCAAGGACGCCAAACCCGGACAGCCCCGCGCCGGGGAACGCGGCGGGTACGACTTCCGGCCCCAGATCGTCGGCGTGTTCACCGACCTGTCCGGGCCCGCTCCCGCGGGCCTGCACCTCTCCGCCACCGTCGACACCCGCTATAGCAGCTCGCCCACCGTCACCAAGTTCATCGCGATGATTCTGGGCGTTCTGCTGACCGGCATCTCGCTGATCGCGCTGCACACTCTCGACACCGCCGACGGGCGCAGGCACAAGCGCTTCATGCCCGAGGGCTGGTGGAAGCCCAGGCCGCTCGACGCCCTTGTCGGCGCGGTACTGGTGTGGTGGCATTTCGTCGGAGCCAACACCTCCGATGACGGCTACATCCTCACCATGGCCCGCGTCGCGGAGCACTCGGGCTACATGGCCAACTACTACCGCTGGTTCGGGACTCCCGAGTCACCATTCGGCTGGTACTACGACCTGCTGACCCTCTGGGCGCATGTCAGCACCGCCAGCGTCTGGATGCGACTGCCCACCCTGATCATGGGCGTGCTGTGCTGGGCCGTCATCAGCCGCGAGGTGATCCCCCGCCTGGGCCACGCCGCACGCACCAATCCTGTAGTGCCGTGGACGGCGGCCGCGATGTTCCTGGCGTTCTGGCTGCCGTTCAACAACGGCCTGCGACCCGAGCCGATCATCGCCGTCGGCATCCTGTTGACGTGGTGCTCGGTCGAGCGATCGATCGCCACCAACCGGCTCCTTCCGGCCGCGGTCGCATGCATCATCGGTGCGCTCACCTTGTTCTCCGGACCGACGGGTATCGCCTCGATCGGTGCGCTGCTGGTCGCGATCGGACCGCTACGAACCATCGTGGGCAAGCGCGCCAAGCGATTCGGCTATGCCGCACTCCTGGCACCGATCCTGGCGGCCGGGCTGGTCACGTTGATCGTCATCTTCCGGGATCAAACCCTCGTCGGTGAGATCCAGGCCAACGCACTCAAATCGGCGGTGGGACCGTCGTTGAACTGGTTCGACGAACACATCCGCTACGAGCGACTGTTCCTGCCCACCACCGACGGTGCTATCTCCCGGCGGTTCCCGGTGCTGGCCCTACTCATCGCGCTCGGCGTGGCGGTGGCGATGACATTGCGCAAGAACAAGATCCCCGGCACCGCAAGCGGCCCCAGCCGACGGATCATCGGCATCACCCTGATCTCGTTCATCGCGATCATGTTCACCCCCACCAAATGGACACATCATTTCGGGGTGTTCGCGGGCCTGGCCGGATCACTCGGCGCGCTGGCCGCCGTGGCCGTGACCGCCGCAGCGATGCGCTCCCCGCGCAACCGCACGCTCTATGCCGCCATCGTACTGTTCGTCCTCTCACTCTCGTTCTCCAGCGTCAACGGATGGTGGTACGTCTCCAACTTCGGAGTGCCATGGTCGAATTCCTTCCCGCAATGGCACTTCGGCATCAGCACCGTCTTCTTCGGACTGTCGGTGCTGGCGATCCTGATAGCGGCATGGATGCATTTCACGGGCCGCGACCACCCCGGCCGCACACCCGTGCATCCGGTGCTGGCACGCATCGCCGAGTCCCCCCTGGCCGTAGGCACCTGGATCGTCGTCATCTGGTCGGTCTTCTCTCTGACCGCAGGCATGGTCAACCAGTACCCCGCCTGGTCCGTCGGACGTTCCAACCTCGACGCACTGCGCGGAAACGGCTGCGGACTGGCCAACGATGTGCTGGTCGAGGAGGACCCCAACGCCGGGATGCTGCAGCCGATCGATGCCCCGGTAGGGCAGGCACTGGCTGCCGACACCAACATCATGTTCGATCCCAACGGGATTCCTTCGGACGTCTCGGCCGATGAGGAGAACAACCCGCAGGCCTCCGACAGCTTCGTCGCACGCGACAAGAGCGGTAACAACGCCAACGGCAGCCAGGACACCGAGGGCGGCACCACCGTCGCCGCCGGTGTCAACGGATCGCGGGCACGGCTGCCCTTCGACCTCAAGCCCGAGACCACACCCGTCATGGGCAGCTACCAGATCGGCCCTCAGCGTCCGGCCCGGTTACAGTCGGCGTGGTATCGGCTGCCCCCCAAGGACGCCACCAAACCGCTGGTCGTACTGGCGGCCGCGGGCCGGTTCGACCCGGTAGAGCTGCAGGTGCAGTTCGCCGGCGAGGACGGAAAGGTCATCGGCGCCATTTCGTTTGCCGATCTCGGCCCGTCCCCGGCCTGGCGCAACCTACGGCTGTCGCGCGATGCCATCCCGACGAGCGCCACCCGAATCCGGCTGCTGGTCACCGATGATGACTTGGCTCCGCAGCACTGGATCGCGGTCACTCCGCCCCGTGTTCCGTCGTTGCGTTCACTGCAGACGGTCGTGGGCGCCGATCCGGTTTTCCTGGATTGGCTTGTGGGGCTTGCGTTCCCCTGCCAGCTTCCGTTTGACCACAAGAACGGGGTCATCGAGATCCCGAAGTGGCGCATCCTTCCCGACCGCTTCGGTGCAGAGGCCAACTCGCCGGTGATGGACTACCTCGGCGGCGGGCCGCTGGGCATCACCGAGCTGTTGTTGAAGGCAACACCGGTGCCGACCTATCTGCAGAACGACTGGTTCCGCGACTGGGGTGCTTTGCAACGGTTTACGCCGTACTACCGGAACGCCACCGTGGCACAGCTGCAGCTCGGAACCGCTGTACACAGCGGACTCTGGACGCCCGGACCGCTACGAAAGAGTCGGTAA
- a CDS encoding ATP-binding protein, producing MQPSPYTPGQVARDVVGRTEQLAEIGERLMYMAELGKLIGRIRVDTGPRGVGKTSLLREVQRDSEARGVVTVWVTAGGDEPLASAIATQIRARGAAWKKKSRGRLLRAVDQVNITAGVPGVAQIGATVKPAPVAQAESSFKELIVETVTAAREEGHRGLVLLIDEIQDADRAGLRTLAVTWQDLQAEAAALPAGVFAAGLPQTPEIISAAATFSERFAYRTLQRLGPDASRVALVKPAGAVGVGWAPDALDAVIAQTSGYPYTLQLYADAAWARAGYPDSGGQIRIADVEHATRQVAEDMEALFRARWNNATPVQRRFMSAMAESLSDDRSASRAEVAAAMGRDSRAISAARAALIDKGLIAVAGHGLLEFTISGFAEFVRAQGD from the coding sequence ATGCAACCCAGCCCGTACACACCAGGCCAGGTGGCGCGCGACGTGGTCGGGCGCACGGAACAGCTTGCCGAGATCGGTGAGCGGCTGATGTACATGGCCGAGCTCGGCAAGCTGATCGGGCGCATCCGCGTCGACACCGGCCCGCGTGGGGTGGGAAAGACCTCACTATTGCGCGAGGTGCAGCGCGACTCGGAGGCGCGCGGCGTGGTGACGGTGTGGGTTACCGCTGGAGGAGATGAGCCGCTCGCGTCGGCGATCGCGACGCAGATACGCGCGCGTGGGGCGGCGTGGAAGAAGAAGTCGCGCGGCCGTCTGCTTCGGGCCGTCGATCAGGTGAATATCACCGCGGGCGTACCGGGTGTGGCTCAGATCGGTGCCACCGTCAAACCCGCGCCAGTCGCCCAGGCCGAGTCGTCGTTCAAGGAACTGATCGTCGAGACCGTCACCGCCGCGCGCGAAGAGGGGCACCGCGGTCTGGTGCTGCTGATCGACGAGATCCAGGATGCCGATCGGGCGGGGCTTCGTACCCTCGCCGTGACCTGGCAGGACCTGCAGGCCGAAGCGGCGGCACTGCCCGCGGGGGTATTCGCGGCGGGTCTGCCGCAGACACCCGAGATCATCAGCGCTGCGGCGACATTCAGTGAGAGGTTCGCCTATCGCACGCTGCAACGTCTCGGCCCCGACGCATCCCGTGTGGCGCTCGTCAAGCCGGCCGGGGCAGTAGGGGTCGGGTGGGCGCCGGACGCGCTCGATGCCGTCATCGCGCAGACGAGCGGGTATCCGTACACCCTGCAGCTCTATGCCGACGCCGCATGGGCGCGTGCCGGTTACCCGGATTCCGGGGGACAGATCCGGATCGCCGACGTGGAGCACGCCACCCGTCAGGTCGCCGAGGATATGGAAGCGCTGTTTCGCGCGCGCTGGAACAACGCCACTCCGGTGCAACGTCGCTTCATGTCGGCGATGGCCGAGTCGCTGTCTGATGATCGGTCGGCGAGTCGGGCGGAAGTCGCGGCCGCCATGGGCCGGGATTCACGGGCGATCAGTGCCGCCCGCGCCGCACTCATCGATAAGGGCTTGATCGCCGTCGCGGGCCACGGGCTCCTGGAATTCACCATCTCCGGCTTCGCGGAATTTGTTCGCGCCCAGGGGGACTGA